A single Desulfovibrio gilichinskyi DNA region contains:
- the pyrC gene encoding dihydroorotase → MNTDEITIIRPDDWHLHLRDGDMLAAVLPYSAKIYGRALVMPNLTPPVTTVATAEEYRRRIIAARPEGSRFEPLMTCYLTDTTDPDDIREACAVKAFNAVKLFPAGATTNSESGVTSIKKVYPVLEVMQELKLPLSVHGEVVDPDVDIFDREAVFIDKVLKPLRKDFPELKIIFEHLTCKTAVDYVIEEDEFTVATITPHHLVLTRNDLFKGGMNPYMYCLPVAKTFDDRAALRDAATSGNEKFFLGTDSAPHPCSKKEKAGAAAGIFNAPTSIGYVTQIFEGNNALEKLEGFTSIYGARFYGLSPNGSTITLAKRDIPVSMDWLFKAGENTVKIFNPDTPLYWELVD, encoded by the coding sequence ATGAATACTGATGAAATAACCATAATTAGACCTGATGACTGGCATCTTCATCTCAGGGATGGCGATATGCTTGCGGCAGTTCTCCCATACTCTGCAAAAATATACGGCAGAGCTCTTGTTATGCCGAACCTCACGCCTCCTGTGACCACAGTAGCGACAGCCGAGGAATACCGCAGACGGATTATCGCCGCTCGTCCTGAAGGTTCACGTTTTGAACCGCTTATGACCTGCTACCTCACAGATACAACTGACCCTGACGATATTCGGGAAGCGTGCGCAGTTAAAGCTTTCAACGCAGTAAAACTGTTTCCGGCAGGAGCTACAACTAATTCTGAAAGCGGCGTTACTTCCATAAAGAAAGTTTACCCCGTGCTTGAAGTGATGCAAGAACTTAAACTGCCGCTATCTGTACATGGTGAAGTTGTTGATCCGGATGTTGATATTTTCGACCGTGAAGCTGTTTTTATCGATAAGGTTTTAAAACCTCTCCGCAAAGATTTTCCTGAGCTGAAAATTATTTTCGAGCATTTGACCTGCAAAACCGCGGTCGACTATGTTATTGAGGAAGATGAATTCACAGTTGCGACCATAACACCGCATCATTTGGTGCTGACTCGTAACGATCTTTTTAAGGGTGGTATGAATCCTTATATGTACTGCCTGCCTGTTGCGAAAACGTTTGATGACCGAGCAGCATTACGCGACGCAGCAACATCCGGTAATGAAAAATTTTTTCTCGGTACAGATTCCGCGCCGCACCCATGTTCCAAAAAAGAAAAAGCCGGAGCGGCCGCCGGAATTTTTAATGCACCGACTTCAATAGGTTATGTAACTCAAATTTTTGAAGGAAATAACGCACTCGAGAAACTCGAAGGTTTTACTTCCATATATGGAGCCAGATTTTACGGGCTTTCTCCCAATGGCAGCACAATTACTTTAGCCAAACGAGATATACCCGTTTCAATGGACTGGCTCTTCAAAGCGGGAGAGAACACGGTTAAAATATTTAACCCTGACACTCCCCTTTATTGGGAATTGGTTGATTGA
- a CDS encoding orotate phosphoribosyltransferase, with protein MGPTSFPDKETIAEITAKMLIEVKAVHFRADEPFKFTSGWASPVYIDCRKLISYPRVRQTLMDFGASVILREVGFESIDCIAGGETAGIPFAAWLSDRLMLPMQYVRKKAKGFGRDAQIEGDFSDGSRILLVEDLTTDGRSKINFAEALRRAGAEVTHTFVLFHYGIFPNTTQTLADAGLKMLSLATWWDILNVCKKEGYFDSKSLDEVEKFLNNPVEWSGAHGGISTYPE; from the coding sequence ATGGGTCCTACCAGTTTTCCAGACAAGGAAACAATAGCTGAAATCACAGCTAAAATGCTTATCGAAGTTAAGGCTGTTCACTTCAGAGCGGATGAGCCTTTCAAATTTACCTCCGGCTGGGCCAGCCCGGTATATATTGATTGTCGCAAACTTATTTCTTATCCGCGTGTTCGTCAGACTCTCATGGATTTCGGAGCTTCTGTCATCCTCAGAGAAGTAGGCTTTGAATCAATTGATTGTATTGCCGGCGGAGAAACAGCAGGTATCCCTTTTGCCGCATGGCTGTCCGACAGACTGATGCTTCCTATGCAGTATGTACGCAAAAAAGCAAAAGGATTTGGACGCGATGCACAGATCGAAGGTGATTTCAGTGACGGTTCAAGAATTCTTCTTGTTGAAGACCTGACAACTGACGGTCGCAGTAAAATTAATTTTGCTGAGGCTCTCCGCCGTGCAGGCGCAGAAGTCACGCATACCTTTGTCCTTTTCCACTACGGAATTTTCCCTAACACAACACAGACTCTCGCTGACGCAGGACTCAAAATGCTGTCTCTTGCAACTTGGTGGGATATTCTCAATGTCTGCAAAAAAGAAGGATACTTCGATTCCAAATCTTTGGATGAAGTAGAAAAATTCCTCAACAATCCAGTAGAATGGTCTGGAGCACACGGCGGAATTTCAACCTACCCGGAATAA